Proteins encoded within one genomic window of Salipaludibacillus agaradhaerens:
- a CDS encoding LeuA family protein: MKKRFITIEDTTLREGEQTPGVAFNEKQKRTIVEKLADANVKFIEVGIPIMGSLEYQTIKNLASDPNVPTLIGWNRGRKEDLDKTLEAGLKALHIGLPSSDIHIKEKFNKSYDWVIETAIELVEYAKKQGAEFISVSAEDMGRANSEFLKRYARALAKVGASRMRLSDTVGCLMPSQVENIVKMLKKEVPEDFDFQVHMHNDFNLALANVLAGVDAGASQVHVTINGLGDRAGLASFHQVIPALESLKGYQTDINMKKIPEISRLVSEYSKLPVAGNEPIVGEHVFTHESGIHVDGMLKVKESFEAFDPEMLGRKHEFVLGKHSGSAAIQYILAQEGLDISRDIAKDIIPAIREVSTILGTHVSPSLAVSLAKNVMKSKSLVV, from the coding sequence ATGAAAAAGCGATTTATCACAATTGAAGATACAACTTTAAGAGAAGGTGAGCAAACCCCAGGAGTAGCTTTTAATGAAAAGCAAAAAAGAACAATTGTTGAAAAGTTAGCAGATGCCAATGTGAAGTTTATTGAAGTTGGTATACCAATAATGGGTTCTTTAGAGTATCAAACAATTAAAAATCTCGCATCTGATCCAAATGTTCCGACGCTGATTGGGTGGAACAGAGGGAGAAAGGAAGATCTGGATAAGACTCTAGAAGCAGGGTTAAAAGCTTTACACATAGGGTTACCCTCGTCAGATATTCACATCAAGGAAAAATTTAATAAAAGTTATGATTGGGTTATCGAAACAGCGATAGAACTGGTGGAATATGCAAAAAAACAAGGCGCGGAATTTATTTCAGTTAGTGCTGAAGATATGGGAAGAGCTAACAGTGAGTTTTTAAAGAGGTATGCAAGAGCCCTGGCTAAAGTAGGAGCTTCGCGTATGAGATTATCTGATACAGTAGGGTGTTTAATGCCTTCCCAAGTTGAGAATATCGTTAAAATGCTTAAGAAAGAAGTACCTGAAGATTTTGACTTTCAAGTTCACATGCACAATGATTTTAATCTCGCACTAGCTAACGTTTTGGCAGGAGTTGATGCGGGAGCTAGCCAAGTACATGTCACCATTAATGGACTTGGTGATAGAGCGGGCTTAGCTTCTTTTCATCAAGTCATTCCAGCATTAGAAAGTTTGAAGGGGTATCAAACAGATATAAATATGAAAAAAATACCTGAAATTTCTCGACTAGTTTCAGAATATAGCAAACTTCCTGTAGCTGGGAACGAACCGATAGTAGGTGAACATGTGTTTACTCATGAATCCGGTATTCATGTTGACGGCATGTTAAAGGTAAAGGAAAGTTTTGAAGCTTTTGATCCTGAAATGTTAGGGCGTAAACATGAGTTTGTTTTAGGTAAGCACAGTGGTTCAGCAGCCATTCAATATATTTTAGCTCAAGAAGGGCTTGATATATCAAGAGACATTGCAAAAGACATAATTCCAGCAATAAGAGAAGTCTCTACTATTTTAGGAACACATGTAAGTCCATCTCTAGCTGTATCACTAGCAAAAAATGTAATGAAATCAAAATCATTAGTTGTATAA
- a CDS encoding helix-turn-helix domain-containing protein translates to MKATDLVKIGESIRYYRKFRKLTQKELAEDICTQAQISKMEKGEVLPLSSTLFLISIKLGIKVNDLFYESAYTRYDYMKTLTRVIRTKITNHEYADVLQIIDLEKDNYFNSTEMTQFILWHKGIGIAHVHKDYQHSIDLLKESLSMTNKKNGFCSERELEIINSLAIVYDLSGNSKEAHKYYKRALKESTILPSLDPNIKARMLYGLAKIEKSLGNLEKSIEVSEEGRLFCINNGLLYLLGEFLYQKGYCMILLEEKTGDEYVNLAIMIFKLQGNYHLAELAERNLNEALQKVEHKKEKGLNKRLS, encoded by the coding sequence GTGAAAGCGACAGATTTAGTGAAAATTGGTGAATCGATCCGATACTATCGTAAGTTCAGAAAGCTCACTCAAAAAGAGCTTGCCGAAGATATCTGTACTCAAGCCCAAATAAGTAAAATGGAAAAAGGAGAAGTGCTTCCCTTATCCTCAACACTATTTCTCATCTCCATTAAATTAGGTATTAAAGTTAATGATCTCTTTTATGAATCTGCTTATACGAGGTATGATTATATGAAAACCCTCACGAGAGTTATTAGAACTAAAATTACCAATCATGAATATGCAGACGTTCTTCAAATAATTGACTTAGAAAAGGACAACTATTTCAACTCAACTGAAATGACACAATTCATTTTATGGCACAAGGGTATTGGCATTGCACACGTACATAAAGATTATCAACATAGTATAGACCTTTTAAAAGAATCATTAAGTATGACTAATAAAAAGAATGGATTTTGCTCAGAAAGAGAGTTAGAAATTATAAATAGCTTAGCAATTGTTTATGATTTGTCTGGAAATAGCAAGGAAGCACATAAATATTACAAAAGAGCTTTAAAAGAAAGCACAATTTTACCAAGTCTAGACCCTAATATTAAGGCTAGAATGTTATATGGATTAGCCAAAATAGAAAAAAGCCTTGGGAATTTAGAAAAGTCAATAGAGGTTAGTGAGGAAGGGAGATTATTTTGTATAAATAATGGTCTATTATATCTCTTAGGTGAATTTCTATACCAAAAAGGGTATTGTATGATTTTACTAGAGGAAAAAACAGGAGATGAATATGTTAACCTTGCTATAATGATTTTTAAATTACAAGGTAATTATCACTTAGCTGAACTTGCTGAAAGGAATTTAAATGAGGCTTTACAGAAAGTAGAACATAAAAAAGAGAAAGGATTAAATAAACGTCTCTCCTGA
- the map gene encoding type I methionyl aminopeptidase: MQKKTHKEIDRIQKSGNIIKECHEELHHFIKPGITTLDIDSYVESFIRKNKAYPSLKGFNNYPFATCCSVNQSVAHEPPSKRTLKEGDIVSVDIVANVEGYHADRCFTYSVGEVDSEMKHLINVADTALKIGVSQCKEGRKISEVGQEIEDYVLKHQFSIVYQLGGHGIGKAIHEKPFFPHLGAIEEEWDFFLEEGMVLTIEPMLNIGLPEIVLKEDGWTYETIDRKNSAHFEHTILIKDDCAEVLT; the protein is encoded by the coding sequence ATGCAGAAAAAAACACATAAAGAAATTGATAGAATACAGAAATCTGGGAATATAATAAAAGAGTGTCATGAAGAACTGCATCATTTTATTAAGCCAGGGATAACTACACTCGATATAGACAGCTATGTGGAATCTTTTATTCGAAAAAATAAAGCCTACCCTTCCTTAAAGGGATTTAACAATTACCCTTTCGCTACGTGTTGTTCTGTTAATCAGTCTGTCGCACATGAACCTCCCAGTAAACGAACATTAAAAGAAGGTGATATCGTTTCAGTCGATATTGTAGCCAATGTGGAAGGTTATCATGCTGATCGTTGTTTCACTTATTCTGTCGGTGAAGTTGATAGTGAAATGAAGCATTTGATAAATGTTGCTGATACTGCTCTGAAAATAGGCGTGTCTCAATGTAAAGAAGGAAGAAAAATAAGTGAAGTGGGACAAGAAATAGAAGATTATGTTTTAAAGCATCAATTTTCGATTGTTTATCAATTAGGAGGGCATGGGATCGGCAAAGCTATTCATGAAAAACCATTCTTTCCTCATCTAGGGGCAATAGAGGAAGAGTGGGATTTTTTCCTTGAAGAAGGCATGGTATTAACAATTGAGCCTATGTTAAATATAGGATTACCAGAGATAGTCCTAAAAGAAGATGGTTGGACATATGAAACAATAGATAGAAAGAATTCAGCTCATTTTGAGCATACTATTTTAATAAAAGACGATTGTGCTGAAGTGCTTACTTAA
- a CDS encoding nucleotidyltransferase family protein yields the protein MDHDLYNMAVNGVSLKIPIDMKQLKFHKLDAIYLKHYQDVEIDGESWCSFLTSETKRKNELLKVVEVLNHKKIDYLLLKGLSFQKYYPSTLYRYSLDFDFSVSNFEEFLKCADTLFSRGFEYESYPQFSYNQEMRGVIKLIKYLDGGDTLSLEFNIGGFPASDFTWIDYSIISKDSRTMYKNEVAINIPSHIANFIIFLAEINERDVLRVRDALDFKYMIEYIKIEKVSTTLKSLYLYKNVRRVSKYLENLDGGKQENQWFRNIRRKYHTLFLDKNHIIPMIYRNHYTPLRDLSMNYYKRVGEVLIDNDFFINNIKKFELLLGVRKRFYAGILTHFIPINHDKYDSFQWLTEENMDLVETPLGLFLASNFCVHTEVELEKVEELTNF from the coding sequence GTGGATCATGACCTTTACAATATGGCCGTAAATGGTGTGTCTCTTAAAATCCCAATTGATATGAAACAATTAAAATTTCATAAGCTAGATGCCATATATTTAAAACATTACCAAGACGTTGAGATAGACGGGGAAAGCTGGTGCTCCTTTCTTACTTCAGAAACTAAAAGAAAAAATGAGCTATTGAAGGTAGTAGAGGTACTAAATCACAAAAAAATAGATTATTTATTATTAAAGGGACTCTCATTTCAAAAATACTATCCTAGTACATTATATAGGTATAGTCTAGATTTTGACTTTAGTGTGTCAAATTTTGAAGAATTTCTGAAGTGTGCAGACACCTTATTTTCGAGGGGTTTTGAATATGAGTCATATCCTCAGTTTAGTTATAATCAGGAAATGAGAGGAGTAATAAAACTTATTAAATACTTGGATGGTGGGGATACACTATCACTTGAATTTAATATTGGAGGATTTCCAGCAAGTGATTTTACTTGGATTGATTATTCGATCATTTCTAAAGATTCGAGAACAATGTATAAAAATGAAGTAGCAATTAATATACCTTCCCATATCGCTAATTTTATTATATTTTTGGCAGAAATTAATGAAAGGGATGTGTTACGAGTTAGAGATGCCTTAGATTTCAAGTATATGATTGAGTATATAAAAATCGAAAAAGTGTCCACCACTTTAAAATCCCTTTATTTGTATAAAAATGTTCGAAGAGTCTCTAAGTATTTAGAAAACCTTGATGGCGGAAAGCAAGAGAATCAATGGTTTAGAAATATAAGAAGAAAATATCACACATTATTTCTAGATAAGAATCATATAATACCAATGATATATAGGAATCATTACACGCCTCTAAGAGATTTGTCGATGAATTACTACAAAAGAGTTGGAGAAGTATTGATTGATAATGATTTTTTTATAAATAATATTAAAAAATTCGAGTTGTTACTAGGTGTTAGAAAGAGGTTTTATGCAGGAATATTAACTCACTTTATTCCAATTAATCACGATAAGTATGATTCTTTTCAGTGGTTAACTGAGGAGAATATGGACCTTGTAGAAACACCTTTAGGCCTTTTTTTGGCTAGTAATTTCTGTGTTCATACGGAAGTAGAATTGGAAAAAGTAGAAGAACTAACAAATTTTTAA
- a CDS encoding GNAT family N-acetyltransferase — MEKIKDINYFITEDWHLQKQSLLYADHTVRDFKGEWYFSKGHIEFLISYIEGVNDFSGLTEGYIEIYTKYDNDTFKCDFSRRLENFITMKLATVDVVYIEMAIPNGSKQSDVNKILKNNSNLSLYTTLVEKSIKKMPMHKTAMRDIECRAIMNEDVEDVLTCLKKAYSVGLLSELRNEINVHNFNENIQDFYKQNLLSSAMISGVVTYKNKFAGHVTFSKNEEESEATLVDLFIIDEYKGLGLGKELMEWGGRECLNNGIKTLKGTVDTNLSNQDPLVSNLMRDNWKISKFVFLVNGKEGNLRCGS, encoded by the coding sequence ATGGAAAAGATTAAAGACATAAACTATTTCATAACTGAAGATTGGCATTTACAAAAGCAATCTCTTTTATATGCGGATCATACAGTAAGAGATTTTAAAGGGGAATGGTATTTTTCGAAGGGGCATATAGAATTCCTAATTAGCTACATAGAGGGAGTTAACGACTTTTCCGGTTTAACTGAGGGTTATATAGAAATCTACACAAAATATGATAATGATACCTTTAAATGTGATTTTTCTAGAAGGTTAGAAAATTTTATTACAATGAAACTAGCAACAGTTGATGTGGTTTACATAGAGATGGCTATTCCTAACGGTAGTAAACAAAGTGATGTGAATAAAATTCTTAAAAACAATTCAAATTTATCTCTATATACAACTTTGGTAGAAAAAAGCATAAAAAAAATGCCAATGCATAAAACAGCAATGAGGGATATTGAGTGTCGAGCTATTATGAATGAAGATGTAGAGGACGTGTTAACTTGTTTGAAGAAAGCCTATTCTGTAGGCTTATTATCTGAATTAAGAAATGAAATAAACGTGCATAATTTTAATGAAAATATTCAAGATTTCTATAAACAAAACCTTCTTTCTTCTGCCATGATTTCAGGAGTGGTTACTTATAAAAATAAATTTGCAGGCCATGTGACTTTTTCAAAAAATGAAGAAGAGTCAGAAGCCACTCTCGTAGATCTATTTATAATTGATGAATATAAAGGACTTGGGTTAGGTAAAGAACTGATGGAGTGGGGAGGAAGGGAATGCTTAAATAATGGAATAAAAACGCTCAAAGGGACTGTGGATACTAATTTAAGTAACCAAGATCCTTTAGTATCGAATCTAATGAGAGATAATTGGAAAATCTCTAAATTTGTATTTTTAGTTAATGGAAAGGAGGGGAATTTACGTTGTGGATCATGA
- a CDS encoding oleate hydratase: MTKRNDERHVYFVGGGLASLAGAAYLIRDCGFKGENIHVLEGLSVLGGSNDGGGSPIKGFVCRGGRMLNEETYENFWELFSSIPSLEEEGMSVTEEILAFDDAHPTHSNARLINKQGKILDVMSMGFNNEDRIALGKLLLTPEEKLDHLKISDWFGTHFFETHFWYMWQTTFAFQKWSSLFEFKRYMNRMIFEYSRIHTLEGVTRTKYNQYESVILPLKTFLDNHGVDFSLKCTVTDLDFANTQEITVSTIHYTTEKGEGTISLKEKDLCIVTNGCMTDCATLGDLHTPAPFNAEDPISGNLWANIAAKKQGLGNPKPFFSDPGQTNWQSFTVTLKGNKLLKRIEAFSRNVPGSGALMTFKDSSWLMSIVVAHQPHFKGQTEDETIFWGYGLYTDQLGDYVKKPMRECTGEEILIELLHHLHFDKDVADILADVVNVIPCIMPYIVAQFQPRAMTDRPKVVPEGSTNFAMISQFVEIPEDMVFTEEYSVRAARIAVYELLGITKKICPVTPHQYDIRTLFKAINTTFR; encoded by the coding sequence ATGACAAAAAGGAATGATGAGAGACACGTCTATTTTGTAGGAGGAGGCCTCGCTTCATTGGCTGGTGCTGCGTACTTGATTAGGGATTGTGGGTTCAAAGGAGAAAACATTCATGTTCTTGAAGGACTATCTGTTCTAGGTGGGTCAAATGATGGCGGTGGGTCTCCGATAAAAGGGTTTGTTTGCCGAGGCGGACGTATGCTGAATGAAGAAACATACGAAAACTTCTGGGAGTTATTTTCCTCAATACCATCACTTGAAGAAGAAGGCATGAGTGTCACAGAGGAGATTCTAGCATTTGATGACGCACACCCGACACATTCCAACGCTCGTCTTATTAATAAACAAGGTAAGATTTTAGACGTGATGAGTATGGGCTTCAATAATGAGGATCGTATAGCCCTAGGAAAATTATTACTAACACCGGAAGAAAAACTAGATCATCTAAAAATATCCGATTGGTTTGGGACGCATTTTTTTGAAACGCATTTTTGGTACATGTGGCAAACGACATTTGCTTTTCAAAAATGGTCAAGCTTATTTGAATTTAAGCGCTATATGAATCGGATGATCTTTGAATATTCGCGTATTCATACATTAGAAGGAGTAACGAGAACGAAGTATAATCAATACGAATCCGTGATTTTACCACTCAAAACTTTTTTAGATAATCATGGGGTCGATTTCTCATTAAAATGTACGGTGACGGACTTAGATTTTGCTAATACGCAAGAGATTACTGTGTCAACGATTCATTATACGACAGAAAAAGGCGAGGGGACGATTTCATTAAAAGAAAAAGACCTTTGTATTGTGACAAATGGATGTATGACAGATTGCGCCACATTAGGCGATCTTCACACCCCCGCCCCATTTAATGCTGAAGATCCTATTTCAGGGAATTTGTGGGCCAACATTGCAGCTAAAAAACAAGGGCTTGGTAATCCGAAACCTTTCTTTTCGGACCCCGGACAAACGAACTGGCAATCGTTTACTGTCACGTTAAAAGGTAACAAACTGCTGAAGAGAATAGAAGCTTTTTCTCGTAATGTGCCAGGAAGTGGTGCTTTAATGACGTTTAAAGACTCCAGCTGGCTCATGTCTATTGTGGTGGCACACCAGCCACATTTTAAAGGACAAACTGAGGATGAAACGATCTTTTGGGGATATGGATTATACACAGATCAGCTAGGGGATTATGTGAAAAAGCCTATGCGAGAGTGTACCGGTGAAGAGATATTAATAGAACTGCTTCATCACCTTCACTTTGATAAAGACGTGGCTGATATTTTAGCTGACGTTGTTAACGTAATTCCGTGTATCATGCCGTATATTGTGGCACAATTCCAACCGAGGGCGATGACTGATCGACCAAAAGTCGTTCCAGAGGGCTCAACAAACTTTGCGATGATTAGTCAGTTTGTTGAGATTCCTGAAGACATGGTGTTTACGGAAGAGTACTCGGTTCGTGCTGCGAGAATCGCGGTTTATGAGTTGTTGGGGATAACGAAGAAAATCTGCCCTGTTACGCCTCATCAGTATGATATTCGAACATTATTTAAAGCGATAAATACGACGTTTAGGTAG
- a CDS encoding TetR/AcrR family transcriptional regulator, translating to MSHRTKKALAFSLKKFLEQTTLEKMTVKDIVKECGVNRQTFYYHFHDIYELLEWLFRTEVTEVIDNKNTYETWQQGFLRVLNYIETNKKVVMNTYHSLEREHLEEYLYRFVYTLMIDVINEQAKGIRVTEENKQFIADFYKYAFVGIVIEWIGEGMQECPEMISDNLSKLVEGDITKALLYLQK from the coding sequence ATGTCTCACAGAACAAAAAAAGCGTTAGCCTTTTCTTTAAAAAAATTTTTGGAGCAAACGACTTTAGAGAAAATGACTGTTAAAGATATTGTGAAGGAGTGTGGCGTAAATCGCCAAACCTTTTATTACCATTTTCACGATATTTATGAATTATTAGAGTGGTTATTTCGTACGGAGGTAACCGAAGTCATTGATAATAAAAACACATATGAAACATGGCAGCAAGGTTTCTTACGAGTTCTAAACTATATAGAAACTAACAAAAAGGTCGTGATGAACACATACCATTCATTGGAGCGTGAACATTTAGAAGAGTATCTGTATCGCTTTGTTTACACTCTTATGATCGATGTTATTAACGAGCAAGCAAAAGGAATACGTGTCACAGAAGAGAATAAACAATTTATTGCTGACTTTTACAAATATGCTTTTGTTGGAATTGTCATAGAATGGATAGGCGAAGGTATGCAAGAATGTCCAGAAATGATAAGTGACAATTTAAGTAAGTTAGTTGAGGGTGATATCACTAAAGCACTGTTATATTTACAAAAATAG
- a CDS encoding DUF5082 family protein produces the protein METSQLRAEYSSKQSQLLACQAEHITLEEELEFVRQKKTELQTLKNDVIQNRVNALTVNSSIDFLEWVGSNYATFAETYVDRLCHEKYTNYIKEIDDNLDALVDEERRLENKLLENDGLIGKLRQGLNWLSAEIEKLIN, from the coding sequence ATGGAAACGAGTCAACTTCGAGCGGAATATTCGAGCAAACAGTCCCAACTGTTAGCCTGTCAGGCGGAACACATAACACTTGAAGAAGAATTGGAATTTGTCCGGCAGAAAAAAACGGAACTTCAAACGTTAAAAAATGATGTGATTCAAAATAGAGTGAATGCACTAACTGTTAATTCGTCTATTGATTTTTTGGAATGGGTAGGCAGCAATTATGCCACATTCGCAGAAACCTATGTTGATCGTTTATGTCATGAAAAGTATACTAATTATATTAAAGAGATAGATGACAACTTAGATGCACTCGTTGATGAAGAGAGAAGGTTGGAAAATAAATTACTTGAAAATGATGGCCTAATTGGAAAGCTGAGACAAGGACTTAATTGGCTTAGTGCTGAGATAGAAAAGCTGATAAATTAA
- a CDS encoding T7SS effector LXG polymorphic toxin translates to MKTLSNRDISNLSKHVETYEEKVLEGLYEHYRTVLSFINGNSMRGEAGEATVTYLNNVHLYLINKFMNVISELASDMKHIEEAFLAYETSNYGIVNSSLVNSKQTEIKQIFNQFDTLDNELNTLTSEINYIPGVSSLKSSVLINEFNKTFDKMDEIVDNLEEKDLNLTNHLESLSARVQELKTAIKDVEAHFKTDGGFSSEKVSNIESSSWYTQEKNDVFADLYRDSPFVVDEVKETAYTQEVGFVTDFGTNVSGVYVADRGYSVNGDMTNFTATGHFSGLEAKSEFTGDYINSTTSAKVLYGDGELSFKNGVNMEANVGVAQAHTDFMVGWDDWNVHASGDAGVLTAEGKFQADTGGLALKGEAALYYVEAKGGVTLANTDIDVGISHGKVGGGLGLTWDKVEIEIHGWIVGGSLSIDFPW, encoded by the coding sequence ATGAAAACACTATCTAATAGAGACATATCTAACTTAAGTAAACACGTAGAAACATATGAAGAAAAAGTGTTAGAAGGCTTGTATGAACATTACAGAACTGTTTTATCTTTTATTAATGGCAATTCTATGCGAGGTGAAGCAGGAGAAGCCACTGTCACTTATTTGAACAATGTACATCTCTATTTAATTAACAAATTTATGAATGTTATATCAGAGTTAGCTTCTGATATGAAACATATAGAAGAAGCATTTTTAGCTTATGAAACATCTAATTACGGTATTGTGAATTCTTCTTTAGTAAATAGCAAACAGACAGAAATTAAACAAATTTTTAATCAATTTGATACACTTGATAACGAATTAAATACGTTGACGAGCGAAATTAACTATATTCCAGGGGTTTCTTCTCTGAAGAGCAGTGTTCTCATTAATGAATTTAATAAAACATTTGATAAAATGGATGAAATTGTTGATAATTTAGAAGAGAAAGATTTAAATCTGACTAATCACTTAGAAAGTTTAAGTGCGCGCGTGCAAGAACTTAAAACAGCCATAAAGGATGTAGAAGCTCATTTTAAAACTGATGGCGGATTTTCTAGCGAAAAAGTTTCTAATATTGAGTCTTCTAGCTGGTATACGCAAGAGAAGAATGATGTTTTTGCAGACTTGTATCGTGATTCGCCATTTGTAGTTGATGAAGTTAAAGAGACGGCTTACACACAAGAAGTTGGTTTTGTTACAGATTTTGGGACGAATGTAAGCGGTGTGTATGTCGCTGACCGAGGCTATTCTGTTAACGGTGATATGACTAATTTTACTGCCACTGGACATTTTAGCGGACTAGAAGCGAAAAGTGAATTTACAGGAGATTATATTAATAGTACGACTTCAGCTAAAGTATTATATGGTGATGGAGAGTTATCATTTAAAAATGGCGTGAATATGGAGGCAAATGTTGGTGTAGCACAAGCTCATACAGATTTTATGGTAGGTTGGGATGACTGGAATGTACATGCGTCAGGAGATGCGGGCGTATTGACAGCAGAAGGAAAATTTCAAGCCGATACAGGAGGATTAGCACTAAAAGGGGAGGCTGCGCTCTATTATGTAGAAGCTAAAGGAGGCGTGACTTTAGCCAATACTGATATAGATGTAGGGATAAGTCATGGAAAAGTCGGAGGTGGCTTGGGGCTTACTTGGGATAAAGTCGAAATTGAAATTCATGGATGGATAGTAGGAGGTTCTTTAAGTATAGATTTTCCTTGGTGA
- a CDS encoding TIGR04197 family type VII secretion effector yields MGEILVNPQLVDQLNDGMSTSITNLQDSATLKSTDMENTVLDSIAKYQTILAEFEEVLALYVQLMEKDITTINTVKNTLIEEDNRLADWRIFTK; encoded by the coding sequence ATGGGAGAAATATTAGTCAATCCACAACTCGTTGACCAGTTAAATGACGGGATGTCAACGTCTATTACAAATTTACAAGACTCAGCCACACTAAAAAGTACGGATATGGAAAACACAGTGTTGGATAGTATTGCAAAATATCAAACAATTCTTGCAGAATTTGAAGAAGTACTGGCATTATATGTTCAACTCATGGAGAAAGATATTACAACGATTAATACGGTAAAAAACACGTTAATTGAAGAAGATAATCGTTTAGCTGACTGGAGAATTTTCACAAAATAA